The stretch of DNA AGCGGAGTTCGACGGCGGCGGTGCCCCGCTCCTTCCCCGACCGGTCGAAGCCGGTGAGGCGGTACTCCCACGAAGTCAGCGGCACCGCGTCGAGGTTCTCGAAGGTCCTGCGCTCGCGCCGGATCGCGGCCTTGTCGTCGGGGTCGACGGTGGCGAGGTAGTCCTCCTCGTCCGCGCCGGTCACGGCCTGCGCGCGCCGGTCGAGCAGGCGCCGTACCGCCGCGTCCTCGGCCGGCCTGCCCGCGCCGGAGAGCGCGGGCCCGCCGCAGCCGGCCACCAGGGCGCAGCACAGCACCGTTCCCGTCCACCCTCGCGCGCGCCCTGCCACACGGTCGAGAATACGGGGGCGGGTCCGCCGACGCCTCGGAGGCCGTCAGGTGTCAGGGGCGGGTGATGGAGGAGATGGGCATCATCCCGACCGGGTCGTAGCGCACCTGGGCGCCCGGGTACGGGGCGTGGATGACCTGCCCGCCCCCCGCGTACATGCCGATGTGGCTGGCGTCGTCCCGGTAGGCGACGAGGTCCCCAGGGCGGGCCTGCGAGAGCGGCACCGAGTGGCCTGCCGACGCCTGGGCCTGCGAGGTGCGCGGCAGCGAGACCCCCGCCCTGGACCAGGCCCACTGGGTGAGCCCGGAACAGTCGAACCGCGAGGGGCCGTTGGCGCCCCACACGTACGGGGAGCCGATGGCCTGCCGGGCGGCGGCCAGCGCGGAGGACGCGCGGCCCGAGGGGGCGGCGGAGCCCGCGAGGTCGTGCCGTCCCGCCTCGTCGGAGCGCGAGGAACGGCCGTGGTCGTCGCGTTCCTTCTCGGGCAGCGAGTTCAGCAGCCGCCTGGCGGCGCTGAGTCTGTGCTCGACGGAACGCTTGTGGCGGGCGACCTCCGTGCGGCTCTTGTCCAGCTCGGCGAGCATACGAGTGGCCTCCGCGCGGTCCTGGGACAGGCCGCGTTGCGCCTTGATGAGCCCGGAGAGTTCACTGGCGTGATGGTTGTTGACCCGGCCGAGGGCCGCGGCCCTGTCGAGGAAGCTGTCGGGGTCGGAGGAGAGCAGCAGGGCGAGGGAGGGGTCGACGCCGCCCGACCGGTACTGGGCTCCCGCGAGCGCCCCGATCGCCCCGCGCATGGTGTTGATGCGCTCCTGGGACTTGGCGACGGCGTCCTTGACGTGGCCGACCTGTTCGCGCAGCTTGTCGGCGCGCTCGTCGGCCTTGTTGAACGCCTCTGTGGCCTTCTCGGCCTGCTCGAAGAGCCGGTCCACCTGGGCCCGGGTGCCCGCTCTGGTGTCGTGCGGCTCCGCGGTGGCCGGTGTCGCGGTGAGGGCCGCCGCCGCGGTGGCCGCGGCGGCGCCGAGAACAGTGGCGCGTGTGCTCCGGTCACAACCGGACGGTGCAAGGCGGCGATGGGACCCCACGGGCGGCCGTTTCCCTTCCACTGACGGACCCCGACGGTTCCCGGGGATGCGCGCCGACAGTAGCGTCACGACTACACGCTGACCAAAGACCTCTTTCGCGTACACACGGTGACGCCCCGCCTCAGACGCAGGTCATCAGCGGGGCGTGGGGTCAGCGTGCGGCGCGGCGATTCCCTCGAACGGGCGGTGTCGCCGCGCGCGCCGACGTCTTCGGCGGTGCGTCAGATGCGCACGCCGAACTGGAAGGGCATGTTGCCGATCGCTTCGTAGCGGACGACGGTTCCGGTGCGCGGGGCGTGCAGTACCTGGCCGTTGCCCGCGTAGAAACCGACGTGGTGCTGGTCGCCGTAGAAGATGACCAGGTCACCGACCTGGAGCTGGCTCTGCGACGAGATGCGCGTACCGGCGTTGGCCTGCGCCTGCGAGGTGCGCGGGATGGTGACGCCGGCCTGCGAGAAGGCCCAGGAGGTGAGGCCGGAGCAGTCGAAGGAGCTGGGGCCCGTGGCGCCGTAGACGTACGGCTTGCCGATCTGGCTCTGCGCGGCGGCGTAGGCCGAACCGGCGCGCCCGGAGGCGGGCTTGCCCGAGCCGGTGTCGGCGGCGCCCTTGAGTGCCTCGCGGGAGCTGTCGCGGCTGGCGCGCTTCTCCTCCTTCGCCATGGCCGCCTTCTCCGCGGCGGTCAGGCTGTTGAGCAGCTTCTGCGCCTCGGCGAGCTTGCCCTGGACTTCCTTCTTCTTGCTGCCCAGCTCCTTGCGGGTGGAGGCGAGGTCGCCGAGCTTGTCGGAGGCTTCCTTGCGCTGCTGGGCGAGGGTGCGCTGCTTCGCCTGCATCTTCTTCAGCGCGTCGGCCTGCTGGTCGCTGAGCTGCGAGAGAGCGGAGGCCTTGTCGAGGTAGCTGTCCGGGTCGGACGAGAGGAAGAGCTGGACGGACGGGTCCACGCCACCGGAGCGGTACTGGGCGCTGGCGAGCGAACCGAGCGCGTCCCGCTGGTCGTTCAGCTCGTCCTGGCCGCGAGCGACCTTGTCCTGCAGATTGTCGATCTGGTCCTCAAGCTTGCCCTGCTTCTCCTTGGCCCCGTTGTACTTCTCCGTGGCCTTCTCGGCGTCCTCGTAGAGCTTGTCGACCTTGGCCTTGACCTCGGTCTTGCTGGGCTTGGGGTCCGCGTGTGCGGCCTGGGACGTGAGAGCCACTGCAGCGGCGGCGGTCGCGGTGAGCACGGTCACGCGGGTGCGGCTCGGCTGCTTGGGTCGACGGTGGGACGCCACGAAGGCGAGCTCCTTCTTCCTCCAGCCGCCTACCGACACACCGGTGGGCGGTGCTCCCCCGCCGTCACCCCGGATGGGTGATCAACCGAGCGAAGGTTCGGGCTGACCTTAGTGACCTTATTGAGATCAGTTCAAATCCTCACCGGAAAAAACTCCGGCAACTCCGCATTCTTTACTCTCAACGCACCATCAGTGATGTGTGAATGACGCTGAGTTGTGGAACGCGGGCACCAATACCCCCAATCCGGCCGGGTGTTGCGGATGGGTCATATCCGACCAATCCGGCAGAACGCTCAGGAGGCGCCGCCGTCCTCCACGGAACGCGCCGCCGCTCTCCACAGGGAGCACCACACCCCTCCACACCCCGGTCGCAACGGAGTTCCCCTCACGCCCGGCGGAGACGCGCCGGAATCCACTCACACCCGCGAGAGAGGCGCCGGAGTCCGCTCACACCCGCGAGAGACGTGCCGGAATCCGCTCACACCCGCGAGAGACGCTTCAGGAGGACCACGGAGGCCACGGGACGCGCCCCCGACTTCGCCACCCCGTCGGCCACTTCGCGGTCGGTGGAGACCACCACCACGGGCCGTCCCGGCGGTTCCGCGCGCACCAGCTGACGGATCAGCTCGTCGGCGGTGACGCCGGCCTTGCTGAACAGCACCCTTACGCCGCGCGGTGGCGCGAGGAGGACGGGGGCGGCCAGCTCGGCCCCGTCGAAGACACAGGTGACCTCGGCCCCGCTCTGCGCGGCGAGCTGCGAGAGCCCGCCGAGCAGCCGCAGCCGCTGCTTCTCCAACGGCATCGTCGGATAACCCGTTTTGGTGACGTTGTAGCCGTCGACGACGAGGTGGGCCTGCGGGAGGGCGAGCAACTGGTCGAGGACGGCCGGGTCGTGCTCCGACAGCGCGCGGGCCGCGATGTCCTTCGGGGTCATCCGGCCGGGCTCGACGGCGTCCACGGTCTCGGCGGGGCGCACCGACACGGGTGGCAGGGCCAGTTCACGCCGTAGCCCCTGGGTCGCCTCGACCATGGTGTCGAGCAACAGCCTGACCCGCATGTCCTCGATGGAGCGGCCCTCACGCATCGCCTTG from Streptomyces tsukubensis encodes:
- a CDS encoding C40 family peptidase; protein product: MGSHRRLAPSGCDRSTRATVLGAAAATAAAALTATPATAEPHDTRAGTRAQVDRLFEQAEKATEAFNKADERADKLREQVGHVKDAVAKSQERINTMRGAIGALAGAQYRSGGVDPSLALLLSSDPDSFLDRAAALGRVNNHHASELSGLIKAQRGLSQDRAEATRMLAELDKSRTEVARHKRSVEHRLSAARRLLNSLPEKERDDHGRSSRSDEAGRHDLAGSAAPSGRASSALAAARQAIGSPYVWGANGPSRFDCSGLTQWAWSRAGVSLPRTSQAQASAGHSVPLSQARPGDLVAYRDDASHIGMYAGGGQVIHAPYPGAQVRYDPVGMMPISSITRP
- a CDS encoding C40 family peptidase, which encodes MASHRRPKQPSRTRVTVLTATAAAAVALTSQAAHADPKPSKTEVKAKVDKLYEDAEKATEKYNGAKEKQGKLEDQIDNLQDKVARGQDELNDQRDALGSLASAQYRSGGVDPSVQLFLSSDPDSYLDKASALSQLSDQQADALKKMQAKQRTLAQQRKEASDKLGDLASTRKELGSKKKEVQGKLAEAQKLLNSLTAAEKAAMAKEEKRASRDSSREALKGAADTGSGKPASGRAGSAYAAAQSQIGKPYVYGATGPSSFDCSGLTSWAFSQAGVTIPRTSQAQANAGTRISSQSQLQVGDLVIFYGDQHHVGFYAGNGQVLHAPRTGTVVRYEAIGNMPFQFGVRI